In Saccharicrinis fermentans DSM 9555 = JCM 21142, a genomic segment contains:
- the pyrB gene encoding aspartate carbamoyltransferase: MKNRSLVSINDFTKSEILKIVELAAQFEANPNQDLLKHKIVASLFFEPSTRTRLSFETAINRLGGRVVGFMDASSSSTTKGESLKDTIKMVSNYADLIVMRHPLEGSARYASEQSSVPIVNAGDGANQHPTQTLLDLYSIKKTQGTLENLNIFMVGDLKYGRTVHSLLQAMSHFNPVFNFISPEELRMPDEYKFWLDSMGIKYYEHSEFTDIISRADILYMTRVQRERFVDPIEYEKVKDVYILNNAMLDNTKDNLRILHPLPRVNEIDVDVDNNPKAYYFEQAENGVYARMAVMSSILGLV, translated from the coding sequence ATGAAGAATAGAAGTTTAGTTTCCATTAATGATTTTACAAAATCTGAGATTCTTAAGATAGTGGAACTGGCTGCACAATTTGAAGCCAATCCCAATCAGGATCTGTTGAAACACAAAATTGTGGCTAGTTTGTTTTTTGAGCCATCAACACGTACTCGCCTGAGTTTTGAAACGGCCATTAACCGTTTAGGAGGTCGGGTGGTCGGCTTTATGGATGCCTCCTCTTCATCTACAACCAAAGGTGAATCGCTGAAAGATACCATTAAAATGGTGAGCAATTATGCCGACCTGATTGTGATGCGCCATCCCCTGGAGGGGAGTGCCCGGTATGCTTCAGAACAGTCTAGCGTTCCTATTGTTAATGCAGGTGATGGTGCGAATCAACACCCTACGCAAACATTGCTCGATTTGTACTCCATAAAAAAAACACAAGGGACGCTTGAAAACCTGAATATCTTTATGGTAGGCGACCTTAAATATGGTCGTACGGTTCATTCTTTGTTGCAAGCCATGTCGCACTTTAATCCTGTTTTTAATTTTATTTCGCCCGAAGAACTTAGGATGCCCGATGAGTATAAGTTTTGGTTAGATTCTATGGGGATAAAGTATTATGAACATAGCGAGTTTACAGATATTATATCGAGAGCTGATATTTTATATATGACCCGGGTGCAACGTGAACGATTTGTAGATCCTATCGAATATGAAAAGGTAAAAGATGTTTATATCTTAAATAATGCGATGTTGGATAATACAAAGGATAATTTACGTATTCTGCATCCGTTGCCAAGAGTCAATGAAATTGATGTGGATGTAGATAATAACCCTAAAGCATACTATTTTGAACAGGCAGAAAATGGGGTGTATGCACGTATGGCTGTGATGAGTTCTATTTTGGGTTTAGTATAA
- a CDS encoding DMT family transporter: MKRTHTTSLIWMHLVVLIYGFTAILGKLIEMPAIQMVWYRMLIAALGLFLYLIVTKKQFIIPAKQTFKLIGIGLVVAAHWIAFFHAIKISNISVTLGIISSGALFASILEPLFFQKKMDWLEFLIGVFIVLGIYLIFSFEINYKIGIMVALAATILATIFTILNKKYTTRFHPTLISFYEMIGGFMGISIYLLVTNGFSSSFFLPTISDISYLLILGLVCTAFAFALSVDVMKELSAYTVILSINMEPIYGILLAFFIFGESERMSGGFYAGTMIILASVFLFPIIKRKRKA; the protein is encoded by the coding sequence TTGAAACGCACACATACAACATCCTTGATATGGATGCATCTGGTTGTTTTAATTTATGGCTTCACAGCTATTTTAGGTAAATTAATTGAAATGCCTGCCATACAAATGGTATGGTACAGAATGCTCATTGCTGCCCTAGGACTGTTTTTATATTTAATTGTTACAAAAAAACAATTTATTATACCTGCCAAACAAACATTCAAATTGATTGGTATTGGACTGGTTGTGGCTGCCCACTGGATCGCTTTTTTTCACGCCATAAAAATATCCAATATTTCGGTAACATTGGGCATCATATCTTCTGGAGCATTATTTGCCAGCATCTTGGAACCCCTGTTCTTTCAAAAAAAAATGGATTGGCTGGAATTCCTCATCGGAGTTTTCATAGTACTAGGTATCTATTTAATTTTCAGCTTCGAAATCAATTACAAAATAGGAATTATGGTTGCTTTAGCAGCAACCATATTGGCTACCATATTCACCATACTCAACAAAAAATACACCACCCGCTTCCATCCCACACTCATCAGCTTTTACGAAATGATTGGCGGGTTTATGGGCATATCTATTTATTTGTTGGTAACCAATGGATTTTCATCATCCTTCTTTCTGCCTACAATATCAGACATCTCCTATTTATTGATTTTAGGCTTGGTATGCACCGCATTTGCCTTTGCCCTTAGTGTAGATGTAATGAAAGAACTATCGGCCTATACCGTCATATTATCCATTAATATGGAACCTATTTATGGTATCTTATTGGCTTTCTTTATTTTTGGGGAGTCAGAGCGTATGTCAGGTGGGTTCTATGCCGGCACTATGATTATTCTGGCTTCGGTATTTCTATTTCCCATTATTAAACGTAAAAGAAAAGCATAG
- a CDS encoding MalY/PatB family protein has product MSYNFDEIVQREGTEAYKLELREMVFGSKDVLPLWVADMDFKAPPAVIKAMQERASHEIYGYTIRDKKFTEAIMVWLESQHQWSIKEEWIEFSPGVLPSIMVAIHEFSEPGDKVIIQTPVYPPFYSIVSENGRELVKNSLVEKEGYYTMDFDLLEKQASDPQTKIFVFSNPHNPVGRAWKKEELRRIADICIKHDVLIVSDEIHSDLCLFGNQHWVMADLFPELSDRIITCMAPSKTFNVAGLSTAYAIITDQKLKARFHKRLWAMQLHMGNLFGGIALEAAYSEGAEWLTALKKYLEGNALMVRDFIQENMPEVGFVLPEATYLLWFDFRKWGLSPSKLKKAMVEMGKIAMNDGVSFGTEGAGFQRMNIGSPKVIIKDGLERILKVRNQVYKH; this is encoded by the coding sequence TTATGGGTCGCAGATATGGATTTCAAGGCTCCACCAGCTGTTATAAAAGCCATGCAGGAAAGAGCTTCGCATGAGATATATGGCTATACTATTCGGGATAAGAAATTTACGGAGGCTATTATGGTATGGCTGGAAAGTCAGCATCAATGGAGTATCAAAGAAGAATGGATTGAGTTTTCGCCAGGAGTTCTTCCTTCCATTATGGTGGCTATTCATGAATTTAGTGAGCCCGGCGATAAGGTAATTATTCAGACTCCTGTTTATCCACCATTTTATTCCATTGTCAGCGAAAATGGAAGAGAGCTGGTAAAGAATTCTTTGGTTGAAAAGGAAGGGTATTATACGATGGATTTTGATTTGTTGGAAAAACAAGCAAGTGACCCCCAAACAAAGATCTTTGTATTCTCCAATCCTCATAATCCGGTGGGAAGAGCCTGGAAGAAGGAGGAACTGAGACGAATAGCTGATATATGTATCAAACACGATGTGTTAATTGTTTCTGATGAAATACATAGTGATTTATGTTTATTTGGTAATCAACATTGGGTAATGGCCGATCTTTTTCCTGAGCTAAGTGATCGAATCATAACTTGTATGGCGCCCAGTAAAACATTTAATGTAGCCGGATTGTCAACTGCTTATGCCATTATTACAGATCAAAAATTGAAAGCACGTTTTCATAAACGACTTTGGGCTATGCAACTACATATGGGTAATTTGTTTGGTGGAATTGCCTTGGAGGCTGCATATAGCGAAGGAGCTGAATGGTTAACTGCACTAAAAAAATACCTGGAAGGAAATGCTTTGATGGTGCGTGACTTTATCCAAGAAAATATGCCTGAAGTTGGATTTGTACTTCCGGAGGCTACGTATTTATTGTGGTTTGATTTTAGAAAGTGGGGCTTGTCGCCTTCAAAATTGAAAAAAGCCATGGTTGAAATGGGTAAGATTGCGATGAATGATGGTGTTTCTTTTGGTACAGAAGGGGCTGGATTTCAACGTATGAATATTGGTTCTCCTAAGGTGATTATAAAAGATGGACTGGAGAGAATCTTAAAAGTCCGTAATCAAGTGTACAAGCACTAG